From Nguyenibacter vanlangensis, one genomic window encodes:
- a CDS encoding cytochrome c oxidase assembly protein: MIDVPVTDGPGTVWSPLAVGAWMAAAILTGIAIAVLSSRHPGPTQPGTARGTWRRLPAAAAGASLLAASCLGLRDPLASMAQYTLALMVLGQVVPPFLLLARPGKAGGAASPTGWLRDPGVAAVLFGGLAIVTGLPAVLDRSLANALFSAPLGLLDLLAGLLFWAQVLPGTRIIRSNPGAGLYALLGGVPMTVVAVVWMTAPRVLYAPYLDVLCRWDLTPLQDQHWAGFIMLVAGLPLQVAGAWLLVAPTPEREKGPPCPTCGSRASP, translated from the coding sequence GTGATCGATGTGCCTGTGACCGATGGACCCGGAACCGTATGGAGCCCCCTGGCCGTCGGCGCCTGGATGGCCGCCGCGATCCTGACCGGGATCGCGATCGCCGTCCTCAGCTCCAGACATCCCGGGCCCACGCAACCCGGGACCGCGCGCGGGACATGGCGCCGGCTGCCGGCTGCAGCGGCGGGGGCGTCATTGCTGGCGGCATCCTGCCTGGGGCTGCGCGACCCGCTGGCCTCGATGGCGCAATACACGCTCGCCCTGATGGTGCTGGGGCAGGTCGTGCCGCCCTTCCTGCTGCTGGCCCGGCCCGGCAAAGCGGGCGGCGCTGCGTCCCCCACGGGCTGGCTGCGCGACCCCGGCGTGGCGGCCGTGCTGTTCGGCGGGCTGGCGATCGTCACCGGACTGCCCGCCGTGCTGGACCGCTCGCTGGCCAACGCGCTGTTCAGCGCGCCGCTGGGCCTGCTGGACCTGTTGGCCGGCCTGCTGTTCTGGGCGCAGGTCCTGCCCGGCACCCGCATCATCCGCAGCAACCCGGGGGCGGGGCTCTATGCCCTGCTGGGCGGCGTGCCGATGACGGTGGTGGCGGTGGTCTGGATGACCGCCCCCCGGGTGCTGTACGCTCCCTATCTGGACGTGCTGTGCCGGTGGGACCTGACTCCGCTGCAGGACCAGCACTGGGCCGGCTTCATCATGCTGGTCGCCGGGCTGCCGCTGCAGGTGGCCGGCGCCTGGCTGCTGGTCGCCCCCACCCCTGAACGTGAAAAGGGACCCCCATGCCCGACATGCGGATCACGCGCATCGCCCTGA
- a CDS encoding SCO family protein produces MTSPRWRVSLWRGGCAGAAALAVLALYTRLGALSGRDFARFSGSAVPAAAAPALELRDDRNRPFDLASLRGQAVLVYFGYVRCPDVCPTVLNALAPVFDRLGRDAARVRVVFVTLDPTHDTPAALHDFLANFRPAPIGLTGRPRDVESIARAWRIGWQDAGPDGRINHLSVLTLVGPDGHMRARYGMTQLGDPSGMASDIRSVL; encoded by the coding sequence GTGACGTCCCCCCGCTGGCGGGTGTCGCTCTGGCGCGGAGGCTGCGCCGGGGCGGCCGCACTGGCGGTGCTGGCGCTGTACACCCGGCTCGGCGCCCTGTCCGGCCGCGACTTCGCCCGGTTCAGCGGCTCTGCCGTTCCGGCCGCGGCGGCGCCCGCCCTGGAACTCCGCGACGATCGAAACCGGCCGTTCGACCTGGCATCCCTGCGCGGCCAGGCCGTTCTGGTCTATTTCGGCTATGTCCGCTGCCCCGACGTCTGCCCCACGGTGCTGAACGCCCTGGCCCCGGTCTTCGACCGGCTGGGGCGTGACGCCGCACGGGTCCGCGTGGTGTTCGTGACCCTGGACCCCACCCATGACACGCCGGCCGCATTGCATGATTTCCTGGCCAATTTCCGGCCGGCGCCGATCGGCCTGACCGGACGGCCCCGGGACGTGGAATCCATCGCGCGGGCCTGGCGGATCGGCTGGCAGGACGCGGGCCCGGACGGTCGGATCAACCATCTCTCGGTTCTGACGCTGGTCGGGCCGGACGGGCATATGCGGGCCCGTTACGGCATGACGCAACTGGGCGACCCGTCAGGCATGGCAAGCGACATCCGGTCCGTCCTATGA
- a CDS encoding cbb3-type cytochrome c oxidase subunit I, producing the protein MNIQVAAQATGPRADTGRDAGIGRDAAMRRMMLAFLVAGFGALLVGATIGPLQALNYAGINAYPSLRPLLQTYYQGLTIHGVLNGYVFTFFVTCGLLVYLPARELGVTPGLAPWRACFGLMAAGTACLLYAMFDNSSSVLWTFYPPLKGSPFFYFGMTLLTIGSTMPLPILLAMRATWKRARPGQVTPLVTYMSLVTMLMWVMAGIGALAELVLQLDPWSIGLIAAVDPIIDRTLFWLTGHPIVYFWLMPAYISWYGLLSRQAGGKLVSDPMARLTFALLMVFALPVGTHHQFADPGFSQVWRGILVVLTMSVAMPSLITAFTLGLSLEYAGRLRGGTGLFGWFRALPWGDPSVAAQVLAAVTFILGGATGIVNGSWQLDAIVHNTIFVPGHFHVTVGSVTAMTFMAITFWMVPHLTGRRLVSRRLALAAAWLWFAGMMLFAVGMQWAGLYGVPRRAWISALPHGTYHALYGAASVPLALVAAGGVVLWLATYAFFAVFFGTILFGRRAAPPPVPFAQAIGGPADHAIDAPPSPAGAGPSPLARALEHVWILAGVTLVAAAAAYVPILWPFLHHVTRAPGWVLW; encoded by the coding sequence ATGAATATCCAGGTCGCAGCGCAGGCCACCGGACCGCGCGCGGACACCGGGCGCGACGCAGGCATTGGGCGCGACGCGGCCATGCGGCGCATGATGCTGGCTTTCCTGGTCGCGGGCTTCGGCGCCCTTTTGGTCGGCGCCACCATCGGGCCGCTGCAGGCGCTGAACTATGCCGGGATCAACGCCTATCCGTCCCTGCGGCCGCTGCTGCAGACCTATTATCAGGGCCTGACGATCCACGGCGTGCTGAACGGCTATGTCTTCACCTTCTTCGTCACCTGCGGGCTGCTGGTCTACCTGCCGGCGCGCGAACTGGGGGTGACGCCGGGCCTGGCGCCGTGGCGCGCCTGTTTCGGGCTGATGGCGGCGGGCACGGCCTGCCTGCTCTATGCCATGTTCGACAATTCGTCCTCGGTGCTGTGGACGTTCTATCCGCCGCTGAAGGGCAGCCCGTTCTTCTATTTCGGCATGACCCTGCTGACGATCGGCAGCACGATGCCGCTGCCGATCCTGCTGGCGATGCGCGCCACGTGGAAGCGCGCCCGCCCCGGCCAGGTCACGCCGCTGGTCACCTATATGAGCCTGGTGACCATGCTGATGTGGGTGATGGCCGGCATCGGCGCGCTGGCCGAGCTGGTGCTGCAGCTCGACCCGTGGTCGATCGGGCTGATCGCCGCCGTCGATCCGATCATCGACCGCACGCTGTTCTGGCTGACCGGACACCCGATCGTCTATTTCTGGCTGATGCCGGCCTATATTTCCTGGTACGGGCTGCTGTCGCGCCAGGCGGGCGGCAAGCTGGTATCGGACCCGATGGCGCGGCTGACCTTCGCGCTGCTGATGGTGTTCGCCCTGCCGGTGGGCACCCACCACCAGTTCGCGGACCCCGGCTTTTCGCAGGTCTGGCGCGGCATTCTGGTCGTGCTGACCATGTCGGTGGCGATGCCCAGCCTGATCACCGCCTTCACCCTGGGGCTCAGCCTGGAATATGCCGGGCGGCTGCGCGGCGGGACCGGACTGTTCGGCTGGTTCCGCGCCCTGCCCTGGGGCGATCCCAGCGTCGCGGCACAGGTGCTGGCGGCCGTGACCTTCATCCTGGGCGGCGCCACGGGCATCGTGAACGGAAGCTGGCAGTTGGACGCCATCGTCCACAATACCATTTTCGTCCCCGGCCATTTCCACGTCACGGTCGGCAGCGTGACGGCGATGACCTTCATGGCCATCACCTTCTGGATGGTGCCGCATCTGACCGGCCGGCGGCTGGTCAGCCGGCGCCTGGCGCTGGCGGCCGCCTGGCTGTGGTTCGCGGGGATGATGCTGTTCGCCGTGGGCATGCAATGGGCCGGGCTGTATGGCGTGCCGCGCCGCGCCTGGATCTCGGCCCTGCCGCACGGCACCTATCATGCGCTGTACGGCGCGGCGTCGGTGCCGCTGGCGCTGGTGGCGGCAGGCGGGGTGGTGCTGTGGCTGGCGACATACGCGTTCTTCGCGGTATTCTTCGGCACGATCCTGTTCGGCCGCCGCGCCGCGCCGCCGCCGGTTCCCTTCGCCCAGGCCATCGGCGGCCCGGCCGATCACGCAATCGACGCCCCGCCGTCCCCGGCCGGGGCAGGGCCTTCCCCCCTGGCGCGGGCCCTGGAACATGTCTGGATCCTGGCCGGCGTGACGCTGGTCGCCGCCGCCGCGGCCTATGTGCCGATCCTGTGGCCGTTCCTGCACCATGTGACCCGCGCGCCCGGCTGGGTGCTGTGGTAG
- a CDS encoding cytochrome c oxidase subunit II: protein MSEEQGMTPFEAAFHASAERHERVWTFCVIVMLALLTIGTMFYVVRDYGLVSATGAFYTDPADPAREAAFADGKIVRTGPNAYAVYVVGRAWHWSPDVIRVPAGAEITFYVTSADVLHGFEIQGTAVNLTAVPGVVGSVKYTFRRPGVYHIICNEYCGMLHHAMVARIVVTPSQAVTTGTPS from the coding sequence ATGAGCGAGGAACAGGGCATGACCCCCTTCGAGGCTGCGTTCCACGCCTCGGCCGAACGGCACGAACGGGTCTGGACGTTCTGCGTGATCGTCATGCTGGCGCTGCTGACGATCGGCACGATGTTCTATGTGGTGCGGGATTACGGGCTGGTGTCCGCGACGGGCGCCTTCTACACCGACCCGGCAGACCCGGCGCGAGAAGCCGCGTTCGCCGACGGCAAGATCGTGCGGACGGGGCCGAACGCCTATGCGGTCTACGTGGTGGGGCGGGCCTGGCACTGGTCGCCCGACGTCATCCGCGTGCCCGCCGGGGCCGAAATCACCTTTTACGTCACCAGCGCCGACGTGCTGCACGGTTTCGAAATCCAGGGCACGGCGGTCAACCTGACGGCGGTGCCGGGCGTGGTGGGCTCGGTGAAATACACGTTCCGCCGCCCGGGCGTGTACCACATCATCTGCAACGAATATTGCGGCATGCTGCACCATGCCATGGTCGCGCGGATCGTCGTCACGCCATCGCAAGCCGTCACGACGGGGACCCCGTCATGA
- a CDS encoding c-type cytochrome: MHGLAGRIQARRRRVRALAIAGACLLAGMPAHAPAQPSAQDTQPAAESPDVAAGRLIAERGVQAGHVGCAACHMMNGAGQPDMAIPRLAGAAPAYLQQQLSFFAAGKRTSFWMTPFARALTPQQMRAVAAYYAAQSAPVEADAEALVPVPAGRHARGQTVFETGGGGAGVMPCAGCHGPAGQGMGPFPPLAGQSAPYVLGQLRRWKRGSDRDPMGKIMVMEVRGMNDADMQAVAAFVQSLSGNGPGSGSGNAQ; this comes from the coding sequence ATGCACGGACTGGCGGGCAGGATACAGGCGCGGCGGCGGCGCGTACGCGCCCTGGCGATCGCGGGCGCTTGCCTGCTGGCCGGAATGCCGGCCCATGCCCCTGCCCAACCCTCTGCCCAGGATACGCAACCTGCCGCCGAAAGCCCGGACGTGGCGGCCGGCCGCCTGATCGCCGAACGGGGCGTCCAGGCCGGCCATGTCGGCTGCGCGGCCTGCCACATGATGAACGGGGCCGGGCAGCCGGACATGGCGATCCCGCGCCTGGCCGGCGCCGCCCCGGCCTATCTGCAGCAGCAGCTTTCCTTCTTCGCCGCCGGCAAGCGCACCAGCTTCTGGATGACGCCGTTCGCCCGGGCACTGACGCCGCAACAGATGCGCGCGGTCGCAGCCTATTACGCGGCGCAGTCCGCCCCCGTCGAAGCCGATGCCGAGGCACTGGTGCCGGTGCCGGCCGGCCGCCACGCCCGCGGCCAGACGGTGTTCGAAACCGGGGGCGGCGGCGCCGGGGTCATGCCCTGCGCGGGCTGCCACGGGCCGGCGGGGCAGGGCATGGGCCCCTTTCCGCCTCTGGCGGGACAGTCCGCCCCCTATGTGCTGGGGCAGTTGCGCCGCTGGAAACGGGGCAGCGATCGCGACCCGATGGGCAAGATCATGGTCATGGAGGTCCGGGGAATGAATGATGCCGACATGCAGGCGGTCGCCGCCTTCGTCCAGAGCCTGTCCGGAAACGGCCCAGGAAGCGGCTCCGGAAACGCCCAATGA
- the treF gene encoding alpha,alpha-trehalase TreF: MLLAETILASGGHAPGVEHVAPADIMTPADRYQELFVAVQSGRVFPDSKSFVDCVPRRAPEAILRAYRAGNAAAGFDLSRFVAENFTPEPVVASRYVSDPGQSLAAHIDGLWGVLSRHPDDHAAHGSLLPLPHPYVVPGGRFSELYYWDSYFTMLGLAAGGKHRLLHAMADNFSFIIQAYGHIPNGNRSYYLSRSQPPVFALMVGLLERHGLRQAVRYLPDLLREYAYWMDGADGLCPGEARRHVVCLPDNMLLNRYWDDRDTPREEAYCEDVATAAAGTRPAADIYRDLRAGAASGWDFSSRWLGSPDDLSSIRTTAILPVDLNSFLHLLERQIERLSRLAGDEARAVLFHRRAAIRRRAIDRYFWQPEQGAFVDYDWALMRHRPQVTAASAVPLYVGLASHHQAHRVAATLAERLLLPGGLATTEQHSIQQWDRANGWAPLQWMAIHGMRRYGLYAQARDLSHRWLATVAGLYAREAKLVEKYAIGSAPDGLGGGGGEYPLQDGFGWTNGVTRMLLADYADHHAHHARAGRVRH, translated from the coding sequence ATGCTCCTGGCCGAAACGATTCTTGCCTCCGGCGGGCATGCGCCCGGTGTCGAGCATGTCGCGCCCGCCGACATCATGACGCCGGCCGACCGGTACCAGGAATTGTTCGTCGCGGTGCAGAGCGGCCGGGTCTTTCCGGACAGCAAGAGCTTCGTCGATTGCGTGCCGCGCCGCGCGCCCGAGGCGATCCTGCGTGCCTATCGCGCCGGCAACGCCGCCGCCGGATTCGACCTGTCGCGCTTCGTGGCGGAGAATTTCACGCCCGAGCCCGTCGTCGCCAGCCGCTATGTCTCGGATCCCGGCCAGTCGCTGGCCGCCCATATCGACGGTCTGTGGGGCGTGCTGTCCCGCCATCCGGACGACCACGCGGCCCATGGGTCGCTGCTGCCGCTGCCGCATCCGTACGTGGTGCCGGGCGGCCGGTTTTCCGAACTGTATTACTGGGATTCCTATTTCACGATGCTGGGTCTGGCCGCGGGGGGCAAGCACCGGCTGCTGCACGCGATGGCCGATAATTTTTCCTTCATCATCCAGGCCTATGGCCATATCCCCAACGGCAACCGCAGCTATTATCTCAGCCGTTCGCAGCCGCCGGTCTTTGCGCTGATGGTCGGGTTGCTGGAACGGCACGGCCTGCGCCAGGCGGTGCGTTACCTGCCGGATCTGCTGCGGGAATATGCCTATTGGATGGACGGGGCCGACGGGTTGTGCCCCGGCGAGGCCCGCCGCCACGTCGTCTGCCTGCCGGACAACATGCTGCTGAACCGCTATTGGGACGATCGCGACACCCCGCGCGAGGAAGCCTATTGCGAGGATGTGGCGACGGCGGCGGCCGGCACGCGCCCGGCCGCGGACATCTATCGCGACCTGCGGGCCGGCGCCGCGTCGGGATGGGATTTCAGTTCGCGCTGGCTGGGTTCGCCGGACGACCTGTCGAGCATCCGCACCACCGCGATCCTGCCCGTCGACCTCAACAGCTTTCTCCATCTGCTCGAACGTCAGATCGAACGGCTGAGCCGCCTGGCCGGGGACGAGGCGCGTGCCGTCCTGTTCCATCGGCGCGCCGCCATCCGCCGCCGGGCCATCGACCGGTATTTCTGGCAGCCGGAGCAGGGGGCGTTCGTCGATTACGACTGGGCGTTGATGCGGCATCGGCCGCAGGTCACGGCGGCTTCGGCCGTGCCGCTCTATGTCGGGCTGGCCAGCCATCACCAGGCGCACCGCGTCGCCGCCACCCTGGCCGAGCGGCTGTTGCTGCCCGGCGGGCTGGCGACCACCGAACAGCACAGCATCCAGCAATGGGACCGCGCCAATGGCTGGGCGCCGCTGCAATGGATGGCCATTCACGGCATGCGCCGCTATGGCCTGTATGCGCAGGCGCGCGACCTGTCCCATCGGTGGCTGGCCACGGTTGCGGGCCTTTATGCGCGCGAGGCCAAGCTGGTCGAGAAATACGCCATCGGATCGGCCCCGGACGGACTCGGCGGAGGTGGCGGCGAATATCCGCTGCAGGACGGGTTTGGCTGGACGAACGGCGTCACGCGCATGCTGCTGGCCGACTATGCCGACCACCACGCCCATCATGCCCGCGCCGGACGCGTGCGGCACTGA
- a CDS encoding sulfite exporter TauE/SafE family protein has translation MTLSDAFQPLYSLSGLGVGFLVGVTGVGGGSLMTPLLILLFGIHPQTAVGTDLLYAAITKAVGTSVHGSAGGVDWKIVRRLSSGSIPAAALTLLALHALGAPSLSTTHLISRSLGVALLLTAPCIMFRAAIMTRLAGFSERLTDRQAHVLTILVGALLGLLVSLSSVGAGAIGVTALLVLYPRLSTARIVGSDIAHAVPLTLVAGLGHWLLGSVDPAMLIALLTGSIPGIILGSLFVGRIRESVQRTVLATVLLIVGARLI, from the coding sequence ATGACCTTGAGTGACGCGTTTCAGCCACTTTACTCGCTATCCGGGCTGGGCGTGGGTTTCCTCGTCGGGGTGACGGGCGTGGGCGGCGGGTCGCTGATGACGCCGCTGCTGATCCTGCTGTTCGGCATTCATCCCCAGACCGCCGTCGGCACCGACCTGCTCTATGCCGCCATCACCAAGGCGGTGGGCACGAGCGTGCACGGATCTGCCGGCGGCGTGGACTGGAAAATCGTGCGCCGCCTGTCGTCGGGCAGCATTCCCGCGGCGGCGCTGACCTTGCTGGCCCTGCATGCGCTGGGCGCGCCGTCGCTCTCCACGACGCACCTGATTTCACGCAGCCTGGGCGTGGCATTGCTGCTGACGGCGCCCTGCATCATGTTCCGCGCGGCGATCATGACGCGCCTGGCCGGCTTTTCCGAACGCCTGACCGACCGGCAGGCCCATGTGCTGACCATCCTCGTGGGCGCGCTGCTGGGCCTGTTGGTGTCGCTGTCCTCGGTCGGGGCGGGGGCGATCGGGGTGACCGCGCTGCTGGTCCTGTATCCGCGCCTGTCCACCGCGCGCATCGTCGGCTCGGACATCGCCCATGCGGTGCCGCTCACCCTGGTCGCCGGGCTGGGCCACTGGCTGCTGGGGTCGGTCGATCCGGCCATGCTGATCGCGCTGCTGACCGGATCGATCCCCGGCATCATCCTGGGCAGCCTGTTCGTCGGCCGCATCCGCGAAAGCGTGCAGCGCACCGTGCTGGCAACCGTGCTGCTCATCGTGGGCGCCCGGCTGATCTGA
- a CDS encoding ferric reductase-like transmembrane domain-containing protein gives MILLLPLAVLAVLLSGVVFCWRPLPAMAPAWDGAMACGVAAYALLLFLFVLTGRPLRLPFYDGKFFIRAHRLLGWLAVLLPLLHALLLLWAEPLTLRYLLPGAPAYMLAGGLAAGGMALLGGLAMPAARARLWRNAASFRRAHGAAALVLLGLATVHIAAARLHVTTRGQVAALAVTALVCAVLPWVGRHGRLPPVAPGRRRRATSAIAVRLSLGVGAASLGLSLLYAEWLGRWVAP, from the coding sequence ATGATCCTGCTGCTTCCTCTGGCCGTTCTGGCCGTGCTGCTGTCCGGGGTGGTCTTCTGCTGGCGGCCCCTGCCGGCGATGGCCCCGGCCTGGGACGGCGCGATGGCCTGCGGCGTGGCGGCCTATGCGCTGCTGCTGTTCCTGTTCGTCCTGACGGGGCGCCCGCTGCGCCTGCCTTTCTATGACGGCAAGTTCTTCATCCGCGCGCATCGGTTGCTGGGGTGGCTGGCGGTTTTGCTGCCGCTGCTGCATGCCCTGCTGCTGCTGTGGGCCGAGCCGCTGACCCTGCGTTACCTGCTGCCCGGCGCCCCGGCCTATATGCTGGCGGGCGGCCTGGCGGCGGGGGGCATGGCGCTGCTGGGCGGTCTGGCGATGCCGGCCGCGCGGGCGCGCCTCTGGCGCAATGCCGCGTCGTTCCGGCGGGCGCATGGTGCCGCGGCCCTGGTGCTGCTGGGGCTCGCGACGGTCCATATCGCCGCCGCGCGGCTGCATGTCACGACGCGCGGGCAGGTCGCCGCCCTGGCCGTGACCGCGCTGGTCTGCGCCGTCCTGCCTTGGGTCGGCCGGCATGGCCGCCTGCCGCCGGTCGCCCCCGGACGGCGGCGGCGCGCGACATCGGCCATTGCGGTCCGCCTGTCGCTGGGGGTGGGGGCGGCGTCGCTGGGCCTGTCGCTGCTCTATGCGGAATGGCTCGGGCGCTGGGTGGCGCCGTGA
- a CDS encoding cytochrome c3 family protein: MTAALAGVLAAMLVLAGWGYRPRSGHADPLPVMFLHRAHSAYNCVQCHHDSLDPGLSALPHRKCILCHVTRPDLAVGARATFHDFCESCHLARRRDHLAAGPIRLCHECHTPRPGERAQDIL, encoded by the coding sequence ATGACGGCCGCGCTGGCCGGCGTGCTGGCGGCGATGCTCGTCCTGGCCGGGTGGGGCTATCGTCCCCGGTCGGGGCATGCCGACCCGCTGCCCGTCATGTTCCTGCATCGGGCGCACAGCGCCTATAATTGCGTGCAATGCCATCATGACAGCCTGGATCCCGGACTGTCGGCGCTGCCGCATCGCAAATGCATCCTCTGCCATGTCACGCGGCCCGACCTGGCGGTGGGGGCGCGGGCGACATTCCATGATTTCTGCGAATCCTGCCATCTGGCACGGCGGCGCGACCATTTGGCCGCCGGTCCGATCCGCCTGTGCCACGAATGCCATACGCCCCGGCCGGGCGAGCGCGCGCAGGATATTCTTTGA
- a CDS encoding c-type cytochrome, with amino-acid sequence MFGSVAGAMLAVAAGVSPVADAARAADPSFADRVRHADVSRGRDLADSMCSDCHNFDRDGSAMMGPNLYGLMGTHIAAIADYNFSPALLARRQQVWTVDTLSAWLKDPAGFAPGTRMGFDGIVSDQDRADIIAYLGSLSGGK; translated from the coding sequence ATGTTCGGAAGCGTGGCCGGAGCGATGCTGGCGGTGGCGGCCGGCGTGAGCCCGGTGGCCGACGCGGCCCGTGCCGCGGATCCGTCCTTTGCCGATCGGGTGCGGCATGCCGATGTGTCGCGCGGGCGCGACCTGGCCGACAGCATGTGCTCGGACTGTCATAATTTCGATCGCGACGGATCGGCGATGATGGGGCCCAACCTCTATGGCCTGATGGGCACGCACATCGCCGCCATTGCCGATTACAATTTCTCGCCCGCCCTGCTGGCGCGCCGGCAGCAGGTCTGGACGGTCGATACGCTCTCTGCGTGGCTGAAGGATCCGGCCGGCTTCGCGCCGGGCACCCGCATGGGGTTCGACGGCATCGTCTCGGACCAGGACCGGGCCGATATCATCGCCTATCTGGGCAGCCTGTCCGGCGGCAAGTGA
- a CDS encoding cytochrome b/b6 domain-containing protein, with protein MIDMTTSVPPAPVQAYDRLTRALHWATAGIVLLQFAMGETWSWFGAGWKGTARDIHTSIGFAFAVLLLFRLYWLFARRRRTTAGPADNRLAILVHLALYALLVAETMAGFEWRWSGTRPLFVFGAHLTCVPCRLDKTGHHIVATLHNYGAWTIMALAFGHAAVVLWRHYVRRDGILGRMLPAARRA; from the coding sequence ATGATCGACATGACAACCAGCGTGCCCCCTGCCCCGGTCCAGGCTTATGACCGCCTCACCCGTGCCCTGCATTGGGCGACGGCCGGTATCGTGCTGCTGCAATTCGCCATGGGCGAGACCTGGTCCTGGTTCGGCGCGGGCTGGAAGGGCACAGCCCGCGACATCCACACCAGCATCGGCTTCGCCTTTGCCGTGCTGCTGCTCTTCCGGCTCTATTGGCTGTTCGCCCGGCGGCGGCGGACGACCGCCGGCCCGGCGGACAACCGGCTGGCCATCCTGGTCCATCTGGCGCTCTACGCCCTGCTGGTGGCGGAAACGATGGCCGGTTTCGAATGGCGGTGGAGCGGCACGCGCCCCCTCTTCGTCTTCGGCGCCCATCTGACCTGCGTCCCCTGCCGGCTGGACAAGACCGGCCACCACATCGTCGCGACCCTGCATAACTACGGCGCCTGGACCATCATGGCCCTTGCCTTCGGTCACGCCGCGGTCGTCCTATGGCGGCATTACGTACGGCGCGACGGCATCCTGGGCCGGATGCTGCCCGCGGCGCGGCGGGCGTGA
- a CDS encoding cytochrome c peroxidase, which translates to MTRHGKGRAAVWALAAALIPACWGASSPVMAAAPLSPVAQLGRQLFFDPGLSASGRQSCASCHDPANHYAPRNDLAVQMGGARLDTPGVRAVPTLTYRDEVPDFSATLENPDESASGPGGGYDWDGRMASVAVQSVSPLTTPFEMANPDIDSVRARVRRNPDYVRQFTGLFGQDVFATPQQAIRAIGTALAAFQHEDSSFHPYTSKYDYYTRGLATLTPQEQRGMALFNDADRANCASCHTAGIGPGKDGSTSVGQFTDFFFKDIGVPDNPRVRPPAGMGRYDMGLCGPLRTDLAPARDAANRRYCGLFMTPTLRNVATRHVFFHNGVLKSLRDVVAFYVTRDTDPARWYGRQPDIRPDGTRPDGALPYNGLPPDLRGNVDRDDMPFAAQKTGGQPILSEAEMDDLVAFLNTLTDGYKPATAQPK; encoded by the coding sequence ATGACGCGGCATGGCAAGGGGCGCGCGGCCGTCTGGGCGCTGGCCGCCGCCCTGATCCCGGCCTGTTGGGGGGCGTCGTCGCCGGTCATGGCGGCGGCGCCCCTGTCGCCTGTCGCCCAGTTGGGGCGGCAGCTCTTCTTCGATCCCGGATTGTCGGCGTCCGGCCGGCAATCCTGCGCCAGTTGCCACGATCCGGCCAATCATTATGCGCCGCGCAACGATTTGGCGGTGCAGATGGGGGGCGCCCGGCTGGACACTCCCGGCGTCCGCGCGGTGCCGACCCTGACCTACAGGGACGAGGTGCCGGATTTCTCGGCCACGCTGGAAAATCCCGACGAATCGGCCAGCGGACCCGGCGGCGGCTATGATTGGGACGGACGCATGGCCTCGGTGGCGGTCCAGTCGGTCAGTCCGCTGACCACCCCGTTCGAAATGGCCAATCCCGACATCGATTCGGTGCGGGCCCGGGTGCGGCGCAATCCGGACTATGTGCGCCAGTTCACCGGTTTGTTCGGCCAGGACGTGTTCGCCACCCCGCAGCAGGCGATCCGGGCGATCGGCACGGCGCTGGCGGCCTTCCAGCACGAGGATTCGTCCTTCCACCCCTATACCAGCAAATATGATTACTATACGCGCGGCCTGGCGACGCTGACCCCGCAGGAGCAGCGCGGCATGGCGCTGTTCAACGATGCCGACCGCGCCAATTGCGCCTCCTGCCACACCGCCGGCATCGGCCCCGGCAAGGACGGCTCGACCTCGGTCGGACAGTTCACCGATTTCTTCTTCAAGGATATCGGCGTACCGGACAATCCGCGGGTCCGGCCGCCGGCCGGGATGGGCCGCTACGACATGGGCCTGTGCGGCCCCCTGCGCACCGACCTGGCCCCGGCGCGCGATGCGGCAAACCGCCGTTATTGCGGCCTGTTCATGACCCCGACCCTGCGCAACGTCGCGACGCGCCATGTGTTCTTCCATAACGGCGTGCTGAAGTCGCTGCGCGACGTGGTCGCATTCTACGTCACGCGCGATACCGACCCCGCGCGCTGGTACGGCCGCCAGCCCGACATCCGGCCCGACGGAACCCGGCCCGACGGGGCCTTGCCCTATAACGGCCTGCCGCCCGACCTGCGCGGCAATGTGGATCGCGACGACATGCCCTTCGCCGCACAGAAGACCGGCGGCCAGCCGATCCTGTCCGAAGCCGAAATGGACGATCTGGTCGCCTTCCTGAACACCCTGACGGACGGCTACAAGCCTGCGACGGCTCAACCGAAATGA